CGTCTCTCCCATTGGAGCCATGCTCCATCCGTCACGGCGGTCCcccatcgacatcgacgagtCCGTCGTCGCACAGCCTAGTTCTGCGAGGCGCTGTGAGCTTGGCTCGCATTGTGTCCAGTGGTGGccgttgacgttgacgttgatgtCGACCTGGTAGTCGACGCTTTGGTTTTGCCTTGGTCAGATCGGCCGGTCCcttggcccccccccctcgaaCCCAAGCAAGACCCTGAACGATCCGATTGGGTTCTCAGGATATGGCGGCTCCGTCCGGAGAAAGAAACCGTGTACATTTGCGGCTGTGCTACAGCGCTACACCCCGTTCAGCACTATTCATGCACCATGACAAAGCCAGAAGCGACCAGTCAGCTGTCAGAGACTTCCTGGCAGTCCGTCACCGAATGCCACGCCAACTTTCTGTCATGCACCCCTCCCTTCTCTACAGACGGACTCAGCAACATGGACGGCGACACATATGATGGTAGATTACTCCTACTCCTCGTGCCTAGCTCACCTGTCAAAGCAGGCGTCCGTTGTCTGAACCCGAGTACTCTTTCGCCAACACTCAGGCCTTCCAGGTGAGACTCAATGCTTGTCTCAATTGGTTAGCCAGCGATACTGCCACTAACTGAATCAGAGCGGTTcggacaaggaggaggaggccagtTCTTCTGGTCGACGGTTGACGGGATGCAGCACATGGGAGAAAGCAGTGGCGAAAAAAAACGAACACATAGATTAAGAAGGGATGGGATTGTCTACAGGCTGACTAACTCTGTCCAAAGCCCAGACCCTTTGACCCCGACGTCCGAACCTCAGTACCCCGCGCCACTAGGGATACGACCTCGACGTGGTTAAAAACATGCCTACAGAGCGACAGCAGATGAATAGCGGTCCAGCACGTACTGGGACGAACACATGGGtacgaggacgagggccgcCTCGCCTACAGGCTACATGGTGATCATCAAGAGCGAGCCTGTCACGCCCATTTATTTCTGCCCGCCTGAGCACCCTGACATCCAATTACACTCAGCCAGCATGATGGCCCTCGCGTTCCACTGGTCGCTCACCCGGGCCAGCTGAACGCGGCCCTCCCGAAGTGATGAATGGGTGGATGATGTATGTACATGGCAATGCCATCTCGGTGTGGTTCTGCCGTCTAGTCGTCGCTTCTGCTTCCGTCATTCGACCGGACTCGCCTTCGCGGCAGGATCTGATGCCGCCGTTTCCAGCAGGCCAGGCCCCGGTACGCGCCGATTTCCTCTTCCACTTCGAACAACCCTTCCATCTTCCTCTCTGTGTGGTGCCCGAGGACGGACACCACTGAGCCTCCGCTTCAGGATTCCTTGCCCACACAGGCCCCTAGACCCACAGTGTCGGCTTTGCATCGCATCCGCATCGCATCGTTGCCGCGCACGGCGCTGGCTACACTGCATCCCAAGGGACACGCACCATGGGCCTGCAGATTCTACAGCAGTGCGCACTGCTACATTTCAATATGGGCGTGCAGAGTCTGTGCTCTGTGCGACTCGCACTCGCCCTGCTGGCCCCAATTCGATCTGGAATGAGCTTGGCCCAGTATTCACACCTCAGCCTGTCAGCTTCAGTTGATCGCTATGGGGGTCCTGGAGCTCGGAGCAAGAATACACCACTTCCCGGACGTGTCGCCCGTGCCTCTGCCTTCGTCCATTGACAATGGGGCGAAAGAAAATGATACATTAAGCTGTGGTGACGTCCGTCCGCCCAAAGAGGCCAGTTTGACCCGGCGAGATACTCGAGCAACAGCCACAGGACGCACCGTCAACGACAACGCCCAAGCCCTCGATATTATCCGAATGCGCTTAGCCAAGTTCGTCAGTTTGACATCTCTCGACGCGGACTGGCCTGCATAATGCCGCCCTCGAACGCTGGAGCAGTATGGCATGACATGGCACACCCATCATATTTGCATTGGCTGAACTACTGGGCTACAGCGTTCACAGAGTGACATTACATGCGAACACATCAAAACGAGTACTATTGCAGCAGAATGCCAAGCATGAAGACAGACCCGAGGAGGAAATACGATACGTACCTAACTTCCGCCGAATGCGCCTAATGTGATGTCTCTGGAGGTGCATATCGtacctttttttttctttcgcGGCAAGCAGCTGGACCTTCACCCTCTGCGTTTTCACCATGCCTCTTCCGTCTGTCCAGCAGCGCCCGATTCCAGCAGCGGCATCATCCTAGCATCAGATCAGAGAATCCTGTCCCGCTGGGTTTATGGCGCTGCTTGGCTTGGGTCGAGGCTTGAGCCGGGGCCGCTACAAGTGCTAGTGGCAGAACAGGGGAACAAGGATTCTCATTGGCGTCACAAACGGGACACCGGGATAGGGATGGACGACAGGGACCGGGGGCGGAcagcgagagagaggggagacaAGGAAAGGCGCGAGGGGCGTGTGTCCAAAGGAGAAGACCATGAGGGCAAGCCCATCCGTCGAAAGGATTGTTTCCTATTGCTCAAGCCTAGTTGCGGTTCCGGGGACCGGATAGAGCCCCTCCTCGCTACTCCGAACCATCGTCATATCctgttgaagacgatgaaTTTGTTGTGTGTATCAGTGAGTTGTCGGTTTCTGGTTGCCCTTGAGAGTCCGCCGGTGCTCTAGAGGGATGCATAAGAGCAGCACAGGCGGGAGGAAGTGTGCGTGAACGACCACGAGAAAGCGTtaggagagagaagagagggaagggggtgaCGGATACCTCACCCTGTCGAGTCGGGTACGTACCCCTACGAGCCCCGTTCCGTACCGCCATGTGAGGATCAGTGAGGTGATATCTCCCACCCAATCCACCGATTCCACTTCGCTCACCTGGAGCTGCGTGggctggacctggacctAGACCTAGACCTACCTGTAGACCTAAACCTGGGCCACCCGGCACCGTGTCATCGCTGTGTTCTTCTCATCGTTTATGGGGGGTCTTGCTGAAAGAAGACGGATATAGTTTGGCCTGAACGAGTGCGTGCTACCGGTTTTacaccctccctcccttcccctcccatccACCCTGTGAAGGAGTCTCACACCCCCAGTTTCTGATCCGAGGTATTTCTCCCATAGTCATCCGTGCTGAGCTCTACCTCAAATCCTGAATTTTCTACTTCTCTCCTCAACTGAGAAAGCGTCTTATCCTATTCCAGCTCCATCGGGTCGTACTCTTTGGCACTGAAGCTACGTACGCACCAGGTACGCAACCGCTGCCTATCGGTACTTACTTGATGGAGCTAGATGATCATGTACCGGATGATTTTCAAAAAACATTACTCCACTTCCCACCATCACCCATGGACTCTGCTCTCTCTGCCCCTCCCTTTCGgctctctttttctctctctttgctTTGATCTCTGATCTACATATCCGTCCGGGGGGCGTGGTagtggggggagggggggggggggggggggtggtcAAGTTTCCTTcaccctccttcttcttttcccaccctctctttctctctacCAGGTTCACTTCAAACCTTATCCTTTCTTATTCTTCCGTCGTTCCCCCATGCCCTCCAATTTTATCTGGGATTCGCTACACCTCACCTAGTTGTGAGCGCACAGCCTCTTCAACCTTCACACTTCTGCTTTTGCACGTTGTCTCTCCACCACGCCGCTTCCACCTGCTCAACAACATATATACACCAACATCCCACGCTCATCCAAGACTCTCTTCAGCCTCTTCACTCTTATCACCCATCATCCACTCCATCAGCCACTCTATCAGCCAATACACTGTCCTCAGTCCTTACGCTTGACTGTCCGTCGCATAATCATATAAACCATACATCCTCACACACATACATTGTCAACAACCATCCGTCGCGTCGACATCCATACTGCCTCCACCTCTCCTTCCCGCAACAATCTTCTCTACCCTCTAGCCCACgaccgccatcgccatggcTTCCCAGCGGAGAGGACCGTGGTCACAACAAGAGGACGCCTACCTGATGCAGCTTGTCAATGATCAGGGCCCCTTGAACTGGGTACGGATTGCCCAGGCCCTGGGAACTAGGACGCCGAAGCAGTGCAGAGAACGATTCCACCAGAACCTCAAGCCCACACTAAACCATGAGCCCATCACGCCTGAGGAAGGTGCCCAGATCGAAATACTCGTCAGCGAGATCGGCAAGAGGTGGGCAGAGATTGCACGACGCCTGCATGGCCGCAGCGACAATGCCGTCAAGAACTGGTGGAACGGAAGCCAGAACCGTCGGAAGCGTCACGACCGCCGCAGAGCTACCCAGAGCACCTCCGGTTACGACGATCGACGCTACGGCTCGTCTGCGTACCAACGCCCGGCACTCACCATAAACTCTCACGCCGCTTCTCTCCCCTATGCCAGGCATAGCATGTCTTCTCCTGTGTCCCCTGCATTCTACGCTCATGGTCATGGCTACTATCAACTTGAGTCACCTCTCCCATCTCCGAATTCCACTTCTTCACCTGGAAGCGATGTTCTCGATGGCGAGGCATCCACAGTCTCAGACGCAGCATCCAGCTACACCACATCTCCGCAGTGCCTTTCGCGAGGCAACacaccatccatccagcTGGCTCCTCTCCGCATGGACGACAACTCGGCCCCGcgttctcttcctccctttGGCAGTCTCCTACACGCATCAGGTGAAAGCAAAGACGCTGGACACATTCGTCTGCCATCAATCACATCGCATCTGTTGACCGCGCCCAACTCGCCTGTGGGGAGCGTTGCTCGGCAGGTTCCCCcaccatcctcgccctccgcTGCGGACAAGGACTCTAGGATGGATGTCTCCGCTCTGCTTGGATGAGGACTCTTGTCCCATCTTCTAAACATTCACCACTATACACGCTTCTATATTTAACCGAAAAGGACATCTTGGGCAAGCGATCCAAAGGGCGCAAGTGCACAATGGGAAGGAACATGTGGTTACAAATGGCACAAGAGCTGTTTTTGTATTTCTGTATTAGGCTGATCTTTAAAACCCCAGCGAGGGGATGGCGTATTTAGGAGACCGACATATGAAGGCCTGGCATGGGAAGGCGGTGGGATGGTAGAGGTTCACCGGGAAAAGCACCTAGCCATTTTCTCAGTTTGGTCGAGTTCTATATCAGCGCACCAGGTGTGGAGACCACCAATAATCAAAAATATCCCCGATACATGTCGATATTTTTGGAACAATATTGTGAATTTGGTCTCTGGGGGCTTTACTACCCAAGCGTCTGTGTTACTTAACcctccagcagcaccacGGCCAGCCAGACGGCCAGCCAGACCTTAAGGTATGGCCTGGTCGTTGTGCGCACTTCCGCAGCCACGTCAGCCGATGAGACGGGTGAATGAACCCGCCGCCTTGCTTCCTCTCAGGAGGCGTCAAGCTCATCCGCTCAAGGGGGCAAGGTTTGCGTCTACTTTGTTCTTTTCTATTGAGAAGTTCTGTGAAGCCCATGTGGCGCTGGTTCAAAAGCCAACGTGGGTGCAGTGTGCTTAGTGAGGACATCTCAAGGCAGGGAGGGCGAGAGTAATCAGGGTTGCTCGAGGCACACCATATAGAGTTCATCACTACTAAGTGAATTCACAACTACACTATGTCGGGGTTCACACTGTGAATGAGAGGGGCAACAATGCCAAAGGCaagggaaaaagaaaaatgACGGGGGGATCCGGTGTCAGATGGTCACTCGGGGCAGTACAGGTGCAATCTGTGGTGGCGGTGAGCATGGCCTAGACAGAGACGAGGTGAGGACAGAGCGCTCGGGGTCAGTCATCGCAACCAAACACGAACTGGAAAGATCATGTTGGAGACGGGAATGGGTGAGTGGTGTGCCGCTGTCGATCATGACGAGGATCATGAAAACGGAATGGGGCAGATGGGACACGATGAGCGAAAAGAACAAAGAAGCAACCGAGGATCAACGATGCACTCGGTACGATGCTTGAGGAGATCACAGAttgagcggcggcggggtcTCATCAAGGTACAATCCAATGTCATGAGTAATGGCCGTTCTGCATTTTGGGTATCAGGAGTTGCGGATGCGCTGTGGTGCAGGCGGGTAGGTAGGTGTAACGTATCTGTCAGTTGGAAATGCCTGATCTCGCAAACCATGTATGCATTGGACGAGACGATACGATCACCACTTGGTCAGTTGCTGCTGCCCAGAAACTGTTTCCTCCCAAGGGGCCAAGCTTAGGTGCCCAGTGCCAAGAAAAAAACGACTCCAGTCATCAATCTGAGGCAGGCCCGATGCGGACATGGGTTCAGCAGCAATTGGAAGGAGAAACAAcggttgggggaggggggtgggtggtgggggggggggtgtgaACTCATGTGCACTCAGACTGACGCACGGCCAGGAACCTTAGTTAATGATGAGGTAGATGAGGTAGTTATTCGTACTATGGTGTTAGGGGTTTACTTTTGCTTGCTACCAGAGTAGGTGGTTGATGGGAACGTGTCTGGTGGGCAGGTAGCCAAGGCGGTCGAGAAGATGGTTTAATCAGACGTTAGCCCCTTGTCTTCTTCACCTTGTAGCGGGTACATACCTCTGGAGGCTACACTTGGTGGGAAAGCGGGCATAAGAGAGGAAGTGGCATTGACCAAGGTATCTTTCCCATGCTTCCTTCCTCCTGttgcctcttcctctctcccttgcgTCCTCCTGGGCGTTACCCAAAGCCAGGGAAGACATCTTATCAGAGAGCCTCTTCCCACTCAGGAGGCGATCCGTCCGAAACCTAAAAGCCGTGACAGTTTTTCAAACCACACCAGCGATGGGAATAACTGGGCACGGACACGGACACGGTCACGGCACCCTGCCAAACGACACCCATCAATCAAATCAGTCAGTGGAACTCAACCACGCTTTCCCAACGCTCTTGCTCTTTTCCGCTTACACCTGCTGCCGAGGAAGCACATTATCGTCTAATCTTCAATACTCAGCACCATGGCCCTCCTCATCACTTCCCAGCCGCATTCGCACCGCACAAGCACGCGCATGCCCATGGATGATCTCACAAGATTAATCGGAAGTTGTGATAACAAATATATTGGTGGACTGGCCCAATGAGGGCCCAAGGACCCAAACTTCCGGAGGCCGAGGTATGTAGCTAAGGCAGTCAGTCCCTGTTgaggtcgcacaggtacacCATTTAAAAATCCACGGTAATATAAAACCCTCCCGGGGACCGATAGTCGTGCAAAGCAACGCCGCAATCCCCGCCGAACCCTTGTCTCCCACTCTCGGCGCGGTTGTGTCCCGTGGCCGATCCCTGGTGCAGCGATGGTAGCGAATTGGCACCGAGGCCGTGCTGACGGGATCGAGCAGGATCTGCGGCCCCTTGAACACGAGAGACACATAGCGGCGGGGATGTCCTAGCTGGCCACACTCCATGTTGTCGTATTGGCCTGCGCTTGCACTTCTCGGGCTCTCCCAGGATGGTGCAGCCGATGGGACGGAAACCCTCGGGAAACAAAAGTAAGCAAGCCAGGAATCGCCAAATAACAGGCCAGCCCACTGCCAGACAAGTCAAGGCCAAACGAAGCAAACAATATTATCGAGAgagacgaggatgatgtTCCGACCGTTCGTCATTCGTCGATCCGCTGTTATAATCCAAGCTCTGTCTGTCCAGGCTGCTCTATCCTGCCCGGTCGGCTGTCCCGCGCATGGCCAACATGTGAGTGATGCCGCGTTCTTCTGACCAATCGACTGGTTAGAATATGATGGAGGCGTTGTCATCCGACGCAAGCTATCGAGTCACCGTCGACTGTTTCAGAAAACACGATCGACACCAGCGCTGCCCTGGTTGCCTGGGTCTGAACCTGGCCTGTCCAACCCAATTCGATATGAACCGAGACCAGCTCATGCTTGAAGTGTTGGGCTAAAGCCTATCATAGTCTGTCAAACTAAACTACACATGTCCGACCACACTGGCCGTTTCCAACAGCAGATTAAAAGACGGTTGGCCGTTCTTAGCGCAGCCAGCACCCCTaccagcagcaccaacaTCGACAGTAGCGCAGTTTGATCCAAGACAAACGAACGGTGCATCGCGGATCGACCGCtcctctcccttctctcACAGATACTTCATCAGCACCGTTGGCGGCCCCTGGCCGCATCTGCATCACCACCGCGGTCGGCCGTCGGCTCGCATGTCGGTGGGCGACTTCAATCATGCAGCGATGcaaggggggaaggaagcaagagagggggagaaggggagaaaGTCAAATGGCAAACTCTTCCGAATTTGCACACGACAGAACCATAGCTGACGCATTGATGATCTTGTTGTACGTGCCTTCTATCTTATGGACGAAAACGACTTATTGAAGACCCCACAAGGCCGGGGAGTTGATGACAGGTGGAAGTGTAGAAACAGAACTACGGTATCAACGGTATCGCAGCCCATGACAAACAATCCGCATGTCGGTCAGGAATTGGTACCCGAAAGATGGTCTTTGTGAAATGATTCCACATCACTCCGGCGATCGTCTAGGTGACCGTGCCCCAATGTTATCGCTGCGAATTCGATTGGGGGGACTAGGCGGTTCTGGGCTGCCGCTGCGACGCTGTGGAATACGGATGTTACTGGTGTTGACGATCATCCCTGGGAGGGTTTGGTGGCCGATGAGGGAACGCCCACGGcaaggggtggggggcggGAAACAAGAGCCATGGGTGGCCATGCAGCTTGCAAAACCGACCGACAACGATGGGGTTAAAAGAAAGGATGGCCGGATCTCAGATCCCATTTCTCCTGGGCTGCTTCGTTGGGTGGATCTGCAGACTAAGCCGCGAATCAATGTCCTCGAAACTGACATGGATATAGAGCATCTTGGGCCCCATCTCCGGGGCCCCGGGCCAATTGACTCCCGTCGATCAACGGTTAGCCAGAGCAGCGCAGGAGAAACGAGTGGTGAGAGCTGAAAGGCAACAGGGAGGGTCCCCATGTCCGCTGCGGGAATTCACGAgccggagggggggggggggggggggggggggggcctcaTGCCTGGTACGCAGTGTATTGACCATAAATTCTGGGGACTCCGTTCCTGCCATTCCTGTGTTAATTTTAGGGATTTCAAGGTAACAGTTCGATGAGGTGTGAGTGTGAATAACGTAGGCAGTTCCAAATTTCCCTCTGGCTCAacaggcgacgagggcgcggacgcggacgcaTTCGACCTATGAGTCGtaggaagaagaggaagaaatcGCAGCAGCCAACCTGGCAGCCAACCCAAGCTTATCTCCATCTCAGTCTACGATGTATTATCTCAGCCCTCGAAcaggggtgggagggggcaaCAAAAATCTGACACCCCACTCCCTCCATCCACCACAAGCCCACCCGTCCATCTGGATGCATCATTTGGTGCTCCGCAactgcagcagcatcatATCGAGATTGCAACGTGCCAACCAACCGGTCAGCTACTCAGCCACTCAGCCCTCCAGCCGTTATACGGGTGCCTGCCGTCTCTCGCCCCTGAAATGGGTCGCTTGTGGTTTTGTCTGAGACACGAAGCTAGACAAGGGCTAGGCGGGTAAGGGATTTGCAATTGCGTATCCATCCGTACGTAAGgtaaggcaaggcaaggcgaACGTGCTTCCAAGGCAGGGTATGGATGCTGAGACGACAAGCGAGATTCCCGTTGCTGTTATGTTGTATCGTGCCGCCAGATCATGCCCAATTCTTCACACCAGACCTGTTAGAAATGATAGAAACACCTGGTCCACAGTTGCAGGGCTTTCAGTGCAATCAATCTACTTTGTCCTGAGCAACGACTCGAAGCGTCTGTGTACGCGCGTCATATCCGCTCCTCTCTCAAGTTACTTCGTTGAACCTAGCCTTTCCTTGTCGGGATAGCTGTGCGAACAGACGGCCGGCCCTCCCGGCCGTTGTTGGCCTGCGTCTGCACCCTGACTTTGCGCGGCTGCCGCACGCACAGAGGTAGATGTGCATGCTATGCATACAGAGCGACGCACTAGGGAAAACGTTCAAGGGAAAGGCGTGCAGAATTGTTACTTAGTTGCCCTTccaaggggggagggttgaCCGTCGTTGCTTTTTCTACCACCTCTGGTGGTTATAATGTGCGCATGACAAATGCAGCGTACGGAGTACGTACTGCTGCTTCGTGTGTATGCCAGCTTAGTCCTCGTCGTTTTTTGTAGCATTATGTTGCTGGTACCTAGGGCATCTCTCCGTTCTTACAACGCTCATCCCAGGAACGAATATGCCATTGCTGTTGTGAGACTAGCAGACTGTCCCCCAGCCTAAAGATAGGAGGCCTGGCCTCGTCATCACAACTCCCGATGACACCCAATGCCAAATGCAACTAACTGCAGCTGCGACTCGGGACTGCAGTTTTTGCCCCCTCAAACACGCACGCTCAATAGTCGGACAGCAGAGATTACAGGAACAGTCCATTTGGCGTCATGCCCGGGGCGGTCTCGGACCTGGATAACGGATATCACTGCTCACACCCGCAGTTGTGGTTCACCTCGATTTCGATCTGAGCGTGGGACAGACCATGGTGCAAAAGCAACAACAACGGTCACCGCCAGTTATTCGGGTCGATGCCCCCTATTCTTCCTTTTGTACCCCTCACCCTCCCCCATACTCCCCGTGTCGGTTTACCTTGGTCGCGGATGCTGCACCTGGCCACGCCCTTGTTACTCCCATCTACGCGTACCCGCATTCTCGACGCAGCCTCCTCGTCTGCATACGGTGTTCCATACCTACGGCCCTCATAAGTATCTGCTCGGTCCATGCCAGGTAATGTATTTGCGCCTGAGGTGCCCCATTCAGAGGAGTGTTCCCCAAATTGTCTCCATTTCTTGCCCTTTTTAAAGAATCTTCTTTTCATATAAACTTCTGCCCTGGGCCCAAGCATCGTCCGGGCCAACTTCAATGAAGTTCCATGTCCCTCCTAGGCGGCGTCAGCGCAAGACTGTCATCATTTCGCCGCAACCATTCTAGGCCACACGCGCACAATATCATGAATAATGCGGCAATGCCACACAGCACGACGCTACTTAGGCTGTAGTAATACAGCCATACTTTGGAGCCTGACGCGGAACAGGAAAACGCGATCCCATAGAGCAAGACAGGTTTGATAGGTATTAGGAACCCTGACATGACAAATCCCTCGCCCCCTGTTCTCGAGCCAGACGAAATGCCTCTGGGTCCAAGGTATGCTAGGTGCGTAACGTTCCCGCGGGAGATTTGCCAAACCCTTGGTCAGTGCTGGCAAACGGCAACGACTCAATCTCGTCTCTCGGCATGCAGCTGCAACACTATCAACCAATGTACGCCCCCTTGAGTGAATCCGACGAGACAAGAGATAGGCGCCTATATTGTGTTGCATATCTGGTGATATTGTAAAGTGCTACTAGCAGAAAGTGCCTTGACAACAGCACATCTCGTGCCTTTTTATGTCGCCAACCGCAAGATCTGGTCACCTACCATCACCCTATGTCATTTGTCTGTAGCCCCGTTGGCGAATTGCTTGCTGTAAGTCCATCAACCCCCCCTCAAGAAGGGGAGGGCCTACGCATGGTGTTCGAAGCAGCGGGCTGCCTCCCTGCAGTCCACTTTTGAGCTTTTCCGTTTCCTTGTTTGAATTGTGTGCTCTTCTCGACACTTAGTGAAGCTACGTATGGTCTTGATGACGCCTCAATCCACGAGAATTCGGCAGTCTCACAGGATGCACCGACGGAGGCTGCTAAACACGAGGTCGGTCTACCATAGCACTATGTACTCAACCCTTTTGGGTATTTCTACCTCGTACTTCCGGCCTGCGCAGGTTGCAATCAGTAGGCTCAATGTGTCCATGGGCTCTGGCTGGGTATGCCTGTTTGAAGGAAATTGTCGAGTAGTTTGCAACCGCGGTGTCTCCTGGCCTTGGGATGGGTAGTTCGATGTTTTCTTGAACCACGGCGCGCCGGTCCTGTCGCAGGCATCGGGACAGACGTCCATCAACTTGTCTTGAGGATACGCCTCCCAGGTCACCAATACCGGGAGAAACTACCCTTATTCTACTGGTGCAGGAACTGGATGCACATGCATGTGCCCGATTTCAACCACTCTTTGTCCTAAAGAACGGAAACATCCGATTTCAACTCAACGCTTGCTGCTTCCTAGCTAACGCTCGACCGCGGCATCCTCGAATGTTACGGCTTGCTGCATCTTGGCTGTACTATTCTTTGCGTTTCGCACCCCCTCATATTCGTCGCCCGCGTAGAAGCCGGAGGCCTACGTTGTTACGCAGTGAACTTCAGAGGAAGGGTCCTTTCGGTGGTTCACCACGACCATATCTTATAACCCATACGTTCATACTATGTGGGTATTATAGAGGCTTAGGGTAGAGGCTCTCGAAAGTTATGGCTGACGAGTCATCGGGATTATGTGGCACAGAGTTCCAACGGCCGCTTAGCTTATGCTGCGGAGAGTTGAGACAGTGGTTTGGACCGATCTGGTCTTTTTTCTTCGCCTTTTCTGGCCGTCCGTCTTTTTGGCCTTTTTTTCTGTAGGCTTGGCATGCCCGAGTTGGCAAAGCTTCCCATTCTCCCAAGAGGCCAAAGAGCGCCGGAGGTGGATGGCAGGCTTCCCTTGATAGGCATGAGGAGTAATTGTTCGTGGGAAAAAGGGTAGTGAACAATAAGTAAAGAAATCTCGATTTGATGACCCATGAGATGCGATTATGAAATCGCGTCGCCAGTCGATCAGCCCATGGTTAGATGTGCCCCCATCCCCTTCTCGCTCCTCGTTCGTATACTTGCGCATGGTTCCTCACACAACCCATCCACCTAACTATATCTCTCTCTCGAGTGTAAGAGGTACATTATCTACCGACTGGAACCCTGGAGCTCGCGCCATATTGGGACGACCATGATTAGTACCTGTCTATGTGCCAGTAGAGCAATGAATGTTATGGCCATGAGGCTAGCGCAATGGGGATTCTCGGCATGTGTGGTTGTCAGTATTCCTAGCCTATTCCAGGCCCAGATGGGGTTATTCGTGGCCACGTCTTCGGTCCGTATCATCATCCACGCGAATGTCATCAAGCACTGGGTTTGTAGGCTACTGGCACCAGCTTAACTCCTCTTGGTGATCTTCCTAACCCCTGCTTCGAGATATTTGGAACATAAGAAACTGGTACGGAGCATGGGGTAGTTCCAAATGGGTGTATCCAAAAGCTCCTTCAGAAGTTGA
This genomic interval from Colletotrichum higginsianum IMI 349063 chromosome 9, whole genome shotgun sequence contains the following:
- a CDS encoding Myb-like DNA-binding domain-containing protein yields the protein MASQRRGPWSQQEDAYLMQLVNDQGPLNWVRIAQALGTRTPKQCRERFHQNLKPTLNHEPITPEEGAQIEILVSEIGKRWAEIARRLHGRSDNAVKNWWNGSQNRRKRHDRRRATQSTSGYDDRRYGSSAYQRPALTINSHAASLPYARHSMSSPVSPAFYAHGHGYYQLESPLPSPNSTSSPGSDVLDGEASTVSDAASSYTTSPQCLSRGNTPSIQLAPLRMDDNSAPRSLPPFGSLLHASGESKDAGHIRLPSITSHLLTAPNSPVGSVARQVPPPSSPSAADKDSRMDVSALLG